In one Castor canadensis chromosome 15, mCasCan1.hap1v2, whole genome shotgun sequence genomic region, the following are encoded:
- the Usp10 gene encoding ubiquitin carboxyl-terminal hydrolase 10 isoform X2, which yields MALHNPQYIFGDFSPDEFTQFFVTPRSSVELPPYSGSPLCGAQATDDLPDGQEYQRIEFGVNEVIEPSGTLPRTSSYGISSTLNPQAPEFILGCATSKKAADGIDKEVSYSSIDCQYPGSALPLGSSSSAEVEALEHDGVSGGLGQRERKKKKKRPPGYYSYLKDGTDESVSPEALVNGHATSAVPNNVCVEDAEFVGDMLTSVSPRTCNSPQNAMDFISDTVPDSLFPGALDGDARTAGAPGGSPETECEQPCLPADGLLRTAVLQPYAGTHTTENLPVTNGQILESSGEGTAANGVELHTVGGIDMDPVKPESAGSASSAIPTSQPTKSWASLFHDSVPSSSSPMAYVKTKCSPPAPSPLVSEKQVEVKEGLVPVSEDPAAIKIAELLENVTLIHKPVSLQPRGLINKGNWCYINATLQALVACPPMYHLMKFIPLYSRVQRPCTSTPMIDSFVRLMNEFTNMPVPPKPRQALGDKVVRDIRPGAAFEPTYIYRLLTVIKSSLSEKGRQEDAEEYLGFILNGLHEEMLNLKKLLSPDNEKLSISNGPRSHSVNDEEQEEQGEGSEDEWEQVGPRNKTSVTRQADFVQTPITGIFGGHIRSVVYQQSSKESATLQPFFTLQLDIQSDKIRTVQDALESLVARESVQGYTTKTRQEVEISRRVTLEKLPPVLVLHLKRFVYEKTGGCQKLIKNIDYPVDLEISKELLSPGVKNKNFKCHRTYRLFAVVYHHGNSATGGHYTTDVFQIGLNGWLRIDDQTVKVINQYQVVKPTAERTAYLLYYRRVDLL from the exons tatatttttGGAGATTTTAGCCCTGATGAATTCACTCAGTTCTTTGTGACTCCTCGTTCTTCAGTTGAG CTCCCTCCCTACAGTGGATCGCCTCTGTGTGGTGCACAGGCTACAGATGACCTGCCGGATG GACAAGAATATCAGAGAATTGAGTTTGGTGTTAATGAAGTAATTGAGCCCAGTGGCACTTTGCCCAGAACCTCCAGCTACGGTATTTCAAGCACATTGAACCCTCAGGCCCCTGAATTTATCCTTGGCTGTGCAACTTCCAAAAAGGCTGCTGATGGCATAGATAAAGAAGTTAGCTACAGCTCCATCGACTGCCAGTACCCAGGCTCTGCCCTCCCGTTGGGTAGCAGTTCCAGTGCAGAGGTCGAAGCTTTGGAGCATGATGGGGTCTCCGGCGGCCTTGGACAAAGGGAgcgcaaaaagaagaaaaagcggCCACCTGGATATTACAGCTACCTGAAAGATGGCACTGATGAGAGCGTTTCCCCAGAAGCCCTGGTCAACGGCCATGCCACTTCAGCAGTCCCAAACAATGTCTGTGTAGAGGACGCAGAGTTTGTGGGGGATATGCTCACATCGGTTTCGCCCAGGACTTGTAACAGCCCCCAGAACGCCATGGACTTCATCAGTGACACTGTGCCTGACAGCCTGTTCCCAGGAGCTCTGGACGGTGATGCGAGGACTGCAGGGGCGCCTGGGGGCTCCCCTGAGACTGAGTGTGAGCAGCCCTGCCTCCCTGCAGATGGCCTGCTAAGGACAGCTGTGCTACAGCCATACGCTGGCACCCATACTACTGAGAACCTTCCAGTCACTAATGGGCAGATACTTGAATCCTCAGGCGAGGGCACAGCTGCCAACGGTGTGGAGTTGCACACAGTGGGAGGCATAGACATGGACCCTGTCAAGCCAGAGAGCGCAGGCTCTGCGTCGAGCGCCATTCCCACTAGCCAGCCCACCAAGTCCTGGGCCAGCCTTTTCCACGACTCTGTGCCCTCTTCCTCCTCGCCCATGGCGTATGTGAAAACTAAGTGTTCCCCTCCGGCTCCATCTCCCCTGGTCTCTGAAAAGCAGGTTGAAGTCAAAGAAGGGCTTGTTCCAGTTTCAGAGGATCCTGCAGCCATCAAGATTGCAG AGCTGTTGGAGAATGTAACCCTGATACATAAGCCAGTGTCATTGCAGCCCCGTGGGCTGATCAATAAAGGCAACTGGTGCTACATCAATGCT ACGctgcaggcactggtggcttgccCTCCGATGTATCACCTGATGAAGTTCATCCCTCTGTACTCCAGAGTGCAAAGGCCCTGCACGTCCACACCTATGATTGATAGCTT TGTCCGGCTAATGAATGAGTTTACTAACATGCCAGTACCTCCCAAACCCCGGCAAG CTCTCGGGGACAAAGTTGTGAGGGATATCCGGCCGGGAGCTGCCTTTGAGCCCACGTACATCTATAGACTGCTGACGGTTATCAAGTCCAGCCTGTCTGAAAAG GGCCGACAGGAAGATGCCGAGGAGTACCTAGGTTTCATCCTCAACGGACTTCATGAGGAGATGCTGAACCTAAAGAAGCTCCTCTCCCCAGACAACGAAA AACTTTCAATTTCCAACGGGCCCAGAAGCCACTCGGTGAACGACGAGGAGCAGGAAGAACAAGGCGAAGGAAGTGAGGATGAGTGGGAGCAGGTGGGTCCCAGGAACAAGACCTCTGTCACCCGCCAGGCGGACTTCGTCCAGACGCCGATCACTGGCATTTTTGGTGGACATATCAG GTCTGTGGTTTACCAACAAAGCTCAAAAGAATCTGCCACTTTGCAGCCATTTTTCACGCTGCAGCTGGACATCCAGTCTGACAAGATTCGCACGGTTCAGGATGCACTGGAGAGCCTGGTGGCCCGAGAGTCTGTGCAGGGTTACACcaccaaaaccaggcaggag GTGGAGATCAGCCGGAGAGTGACTCTGGAAAAGCTGCCCCCTGTCCTTGTGCTGCACCTGAAGCGATTCGTCTATGAGAAGACAGGCGGCTGTCAGAAGCTGATCAAAAACATCGACTATCCTGTGGACTTGGAAATTAGCAAAG aactgCTTTCTCCGGgggttaaaaataagaattttaaatgtcaCAGAACCTACAGGCTATTTGCAG